Proteins from a genomic interval of Quercus lobata isolate SW786 chromosome 11, ValleyOak3.0 Primary Assembly, whole genome shotgun sequence:
- the LOC115968002 gene encoding copper-transporting ATPase RAN1: protein MAPGLRDLQLTRLAGGDEESGDLEDVRLLDSYEDTGSFNRIEEGMRTIQVRITGMTCAACSNSVESALNSVNGVLRASVALLQNRADVVFDPNLVKDEDVKNAIEDAGFEAEILPEPGTFGTKPHGALVGQFTIGGMTCAACVNSVEGILRNLPGVKRAVVALATSLGEVEYDPTVISKDDIVNAIEDAGFEGSLVQSSEQDKIILGVAGIYSEMDVQLLEGILIQLKGVRQFCFDKMTREVEVLFDPEVVSSRSLVDGIEAGSNGQFKLNVTSPYARMTSKDVEEASKMFRLFTSSLFLSIPVFLIRVVCPHIPRVYTLLLWRCGPFQMGDWLKWVLVSLVQFVIGKRFYIAAARALRNGSTNMDVLVALGTSASYFYSVYALLYGAVTGFWSPTYFETSAMLITFVLLGKYLECLAKGKTSDAIKKLVELAPATAVLLFTDKGGKSIGEREIDALLIQPGDTLKVLPGTKVPADGVVAWGASYVNESMVTGESVPVLKEVDSLVIGGTINLHGALHIKATKVGGDAVLSQIISLVETAQMSKAPIQKFADFVASIFVPTVVALALLTLLGWYIGGALGTYPEQWLPEKGNHFVFALMFGISVVVIACPCALGLATPTAVMVATGVGANNGVLIKGGDALERAQKIKYVIFDKTGTLTQGKATVTTAKVFTGMDRGEFLRLVASAEASSEHPLAKAIMEYARHFHFFDEPSATKDSPKHNKETNSGWLFDVLEFSALPGKGVQCFIDGKLLLVGNRKLITESGITIPTHVEDFLVELEESAKTGILVAYDCSLIGVLGVADPLKREAAVVVEGLKKMNVMPVMVTGDNWRTARAVAREVGIQDVMAEVMPAGKADVVRSFQKDGSVVAMVGDGINDSPALAASDVGMAIGAGTDIAIEAADYVLMRNNLEDVITAIDLSRKTFARIRLNYVFAMAYNVVAIPIAAGVFYPSLGIMLPPWAAGACMALSSVSVVCSSLLLRRYKKPRLTTILEITVE, encoded by the exons ATGGCGCCGGGTTTAAGGGACCTTCAGCTCACAAGACTCGCCGGCGGCGATGAAGAATCCGGCGACCTGGAGGACGTGCGCCTTCTAGATTCCTACGAGGACACCGGTAGTTTCAATAGAATTGAAGAGGGAATGAGAACAATTCAGGTCAGAATTACAGGGATGACCTGTGCTGCTTGCTCCAATTCTGTTGAGTCAGCTCTCAATAGCGTTAATGGGGTTCTCAGAGCCTCCGTGGCCTTGCTTCAGAACCGGGCTGATGTGGTCTTCGATCCCAATTTGGTCAAG GATGAAGATGTTAAGAATGCAATTGAGGATGCGGGCTTTGAGGCAGAGATTCTACCTGAACCTGGTACTTTTGGAACAAAGCCACATGGAGCTCTGGTGGGGCAATTCACAATAGGAGGTATGACATGTGCAGCCTGTGTAAACTCTGTTGAAGGTATTTTGAGAAATCTTCCTGGTGTCAAAAGGGCAGTAGTTGCCTTGGCCACATCACTAGGGGAAGTTGAGTATGATCCCACTGTCATTAGTAAGGATGATATTGTCAATGCAATTGAAGATGCTGGTTTCGAAGGTTCACTTGTACAGAGTAGTGAGCAGGACAAAATCATACTAGGGGTTGCTGGCATATACTCTGAGATGGATGTACAGCTTTTAGAAGGCATACTTATCCAATTGAAAGGAGTGAGACAATTTTGTTTTGACAAAATGACAAGAGAAGTTGAAGTTCTCTTTGATCCTGAAGTCGTCAGTTCTAGATCCTTAGTTGATGGGATTGAGGCAGGAAGCAATGGGCAGTTCAAATTAAATGTAACGAGCCCTTATGCAAGAATGACTTCCAAAGATGTTGAAGAAGCCTCAAAAATGTTTCGGCTTTTCACTTCCAGTTTGTTTCTCAGT ATTCCTGTCTTTCTCATAAGGGTAGTTTGTCCTCACATACCACGGGTGTATACCTTATTGCTGTGGCGATGTGGACCCTTCCAAATGGGGGATTGGTTGAAGTGGGTATTGGTGAGTCTTGTCCAATTTGTTATTGGAAAACGCTTCTACATTGCAGCTGCCAGAGCTCTTCGAAATGGATCAACTAACATGGATGTTTTGGTTGCATTGGGAACTTCAGCCTCTTACTTCTACTCTGTATATGCTCTTCTATATGGTGCAGTCACTGGATTTTGGTCTCCAACATACTTTGAAACAAGTGCCATGCTGATAACATTTGTATTGTTGGGGAAGTATTTGGAGTGTCTTGCCAAGGGAAAAACATCAGATGCCATCAAGAAGTTAGTGGAACTTGCACCGGCAACAGCAGTGTTGCTTTTTACAGACAAAG GTGGGAAGAGTATTGGAGAAAGGGAAATAGATGCTTTGCTAATTCAACCTGGTGATACTTTAAAAGTTCTTCCTGGAACAAAGGTTCCTGCTGATGGTGTGGTTGCGTGGGGTGCAAGTTATGTTAACGAGAGTATGGTAACTGGTGAATCTGTACCTGTTTTAAAGGAGGTTGATTCATTGGTTATTGGAGGTACAATAAATTTACATGGTGCCCTTCACATAAAAGCTACTAAAGTAGGAGGTGATGCAGTTTTAAGCCAGATAATTAGTTTGGTTGAGACAGCCCAAATGTCAAAAGCTCCTATTCAGAAGTTTGCCGATTTT GTAGCAAGCATATTTGTTCCTACAGTTGTTGCTTTGGCATTGTTAACATTATTGGGTTG GTATATTGGTGGTGCTCTTGGAACTTACCCAGAACAGTGGCTTCCAGAAAAAGGAAATCACTTTGTATTTGCCCTTATGTTTGGAATATCAGTGGTGGTTATTGCATGTCCTTGTGCGCTTGGCTTGGCGACGCCAACTGCTGTCATGGTTGCAACAGGGGTTGGGGCTAATAATGGTGTGCTGATAAAAGGAGGAGATGCTTTGGAAAGGGCTCAAAAGATTAAGTATGTGATATTTGATAAAACAGGCACCCTAACCCAGGGAAAAGCCACAGTTACAACAGCAAAAGTTTTTACAGGAATGGATCGTGGAGAATTTCTTAGATTGGTGGCCTCTGCAGAG GCTAGCAGTGAACACCCATTGGCGAAAGCAATAATGGAATATGCACGccattttcatttctttgatgAACCTTCTGCAACCAAGGATTCTCCAAAACATAACAAAGAGACAAATTCCGGATGGCTTTTTGATGTCTTGGAATTCTCTGCTCTGCCAGGAAAAGGTGTCCAGTGCTTTATAGATGGAAAGCTTCTTTTG GTTGGTAATCGGAAACTGATCACTGAAAGTGGAATCACTATTCCAACCCATGTTGAAGATTTTTTAGTAGAGCTTGAAGAAAGTGCCAAGACCGGCATACTTGTTGCATATGACTGTAGCTTAATTGGTGTTTTGGGAGTTGCAGATCCACTAAAGAGAGAAGCTGCTGTGGTTGTAGAGGGCCTTAAGAAAATGAATGTCATGCCGGTCATGGTTACAGGGGACAATTGGAGAACAGCTAGGGCTGTTGCTAGGGAG GTTGGGATTCAAGATGTAATGGCAGAGGTAATGCCAGCAGGAAAAGCTGATGTTGTCCGATCATTCCAAAAAGATGGGAGCGTAGTTGCAATGGTGGGTGATGGAATCAACGACTCCCCCGCACTAGCTGCTTCTGATGTTGGTATGGCAATTGGCGCTGGGACAGATATTGCAATAGAAGCTGCTGATTATGTATTGATGAGAAATAACTTGGAAGATGTAATCACAGCCATTGATCTCTCAAGGAAGACCTTTGCACGCATACGATTGAATTATGTGTTTGCCATGGCCTACAATGTGGTTGCAATCCCCATA